CTGCAAGAAAGTCTGGAATTTTTTGATCTTCTCTTAATTTTTCGGGAAAATTTGCAATAATTCTTCCGGAAAGGGAAATATCCTTTTTTTCAAAAATAATTCCGCTATCTTTTGTAAATGCCTGGAGAATAGGCAGGAGCGAATAAGTGGCAAGGGCTGGTGCTTCGTCTATTTCCGTATAGATAATTTTTTGGTCTGTCATTTTTAATCCTTAAATTTAAGCTGGTTATGGAAAAATATTTAAAAAATTGTCCAAAGCTGAAAGCCTGGTTCTTTATTTGTAAAAAAATTAAAGAAATTTTAAAAAAATTACCATATAGTTCAATCTATTGCAATTGTCTTGATGTATTGTAAAGATTTTCAATTTTGCTGAAAAATTAGTTCAAGTTATTTTTTTTATTGAATTTTTAAGGTCGTTTTTAAGGTCTTTTCTGTCTTCAAGTCCTGTGCTTATTCTTATAATAATTTTGTCTTTATATTCAGAAGAAAGGTCTCTTCTTACTTTTCCAGCGGAAGCAAGACTTTTATAGCCTCCCCAGCTGAATCCCAGTCCGAAAAGTTTTAAAGAGTTGAGAAATTTTGAAATTTTATCAAAACAGATCTCTTCCTTAAATATAAATCCGAAAAGTCCTGAACTTCCTTTAAAAAATTTTTTATAAAGCCCATGCTGAGAGTGGGATTTGAGGGCTGGATGAAGAACTTTTTCAATGATCTTTTCTTTTTCAAGCCAGGAAGCCAGATAAAGAGCGGTTTTTTCATGCTCTTTTAGTCTTAGTTTTAGTGTTTTAAGTCCTTTTAATGCAAGAATACAGTCTTTTGCAGAATTACAAACTCCCATTAAAGAGTAGTATTTATCAAAATAATCAGAATGTTTTTTATTTATAGAAGCACTTCCCATTAAAACATCAGAATTGCCTGAAATATATTTTGTGATTGATTGGATTGAAATATCAATTCCATTTTCAAGGGGTTTAAAATACAAAGGAGTTGCCCAGGTATTGTCCATTATTGTTATTAAATTATGTTTTTTTGCAGTTTGAACTGTTTTTTCTATATCTTGAATTTCAAAGGTGATTGAGCCAGGAGATTCAATAAAGACTGCTTTTGTGTTTTCTTTTATAAAGTCTTCAATGTTTTCTGAATCTGAAGGAAGATAATCTGTTTCAATATTAAATTTTGGTAGAAAAAATTTACATAAAAGTTTAGTTGGCCCATAAACATTGTCACAGACAAGAATATGATCACCGGATTTTAAAAAGGCTAAAAGAACATGTCTTATTGCACTTATTCCTGAAGGGAAAATTCTTGTGATTGAAGCATTTTCAAGAATATTTAAACTTTCTTCAAGTTCCCTTTGGTTTGGCATCCTGTTTGTTCCATAATAAATCCCAGTATATTTTCCCTCTTCAGCAAGAATCATCTCTTCATGGGAATTGTATAGAATTGTTGATGCTTTGTATTCAGGTGAATTTATTGTGCTTACTCTTTTACCTCCTATTATATTGTGATCGAAATCAAGATTTATAATTTTTGTGAAATCATCCAATTTAATTTACCTTTCTATTTTAGTTTAAAGGCTGAAAGATACCATATCAGGTAATTTGTTATATTATAAAAAACTTTATATATATGAAGATAATGATTTTGTATTCAGAGTCTTTGAATTTATAAATTTACCCTTTCAAAGTTTGAAAAAAAAGACTATTGCTTAATCCATTTTCATATTAACTTAATAAAATGGTGTAAAAATGACAGCAAAAACACAAAATCATCCTATCCAAAGCGGTATAGCTCTTCTGCCTTTGGGTCTTTTTATTCTTATTTTTCTTGGAAGCGGTATTTTTTTTCATTTAAGGGAAACCCCCTATGCCTTTTATCAGCTTTCAGCTCCTGTTGCTATTTTACCTGCAATTATTCTTGCAGTAATTTTAAGCAGCCAGCGTCTTGGAAAAACAATTAATTCTTTTTTGACGGGAATGGGCGACACAAATATAATGGCAATGTGTATGATTTATCTTCTTGCAGGGGGATTTAGCTATGTTGCAAAGGAAACAGGGGGAGTTGATGCAACTGTAAATTTTGCCCTTGATATTATTCCTTCAGGTTTTATTCTTCCCGGAATTTTTATAGTAGGAGCCTTTATTTCAACTGCAATGGGAACATCAATGGGAACAATAGCTGCAGTTGCTCCTATTGCCCTTGGGATTGCTCAAAAAACCGGAATTCCTCTTCCATTAATGGCAGGAACTGTGCTTGGAGGAGCAATGTTTGGAGACAACCTTTCCATTATTTCAGATACAACAATTGCTGCCACAAGAACCCAGGGTTGTAATATGAGAGATAAGTTCAAAATGAACATTTTTATTGCACTTCCAGCGGCAATTATAACAATTTTATATCTTTTCTTTGCAAAGTCAGGAACATCTTCAGTAGTTCCCATTGGTGATTATAATTTTTTTCAGGTTATCCCATATATAGTTATTCTGGTTATGGCAGTTTCAGGAATTAATGTATTTGTAACTCTTTTTACAGGAATAATTCTTGCTGGTATTTTAGGTTTTTTCACAGTTGACACCTATAACCTTCTTATTTTTTCAAAGGATATTTACGGCGGTTTTACTTCCATGCAGGAAATTTTTCTTTTGTCCATGCTCATAGGCGGGCTTAGTGCTTTGATGAAAAAAGACGGGGGACTTAACTTTGTAAGTTCAAAAATTGAAAAAATGATTAAGTTTTTTTCCAAAGGCGGTAAAAGCAATAAAGCAGCAGAGCTTGGAATAGGATTAATGGCTTTTTTTACAAACCTTTGCACTGCAAACAACACTGTATCAATTATTGTTACAGGAAGTGTTGCCAGAGAAATTGCAGAAAACAACAATATAGAGCCCAAAAGATCAGCAGGTATTCTAGATATTTTTTCCTGTATTTGTCAGGGGCTTATTCCTTATGGCGCCCAGGTTCTTCTTGCAGCTTCAATTTTTAAGATTTCTCCTGTTTTTGTTACAGGAAATGTTTTTTACTGCATGATTCTTGCTGTTTGTGTAGTTATTGCAATTATGTTCAGAAAAAATGCGGATAATTGATAAGAGCATAAATATGAATATGTATTTAAATGTTGATTTAATTCAGGATAATGACTGGGCTGAAATAATGAAGCTTCAAAATAAGGCCTATGATACAATTGAACCCGAAACAAGCGAAGTTCTTGGTTTAAAAAATAAAGTGTCAAAAAAACCTGTTTTGTTCTTAAATATAAAAAAGAGTTTGCAGGATATTTTTTATCGCTTCCTTATCCTGAATTTAAAACACCATCAATGGTTAAGCCTGAAATAAAAGCTTATAGGTCTTCAAATCTTCATCGGAGGATGCCAAGTAAAACGAGTAATAAAATTCAATGAAAATATAGATGTTTCTTTGTCTTTAAAAAATAGTGCTCTATATAAAAAAAGGCAGATCCTGTGAAATGGAACTGCCCTTTTTTGTATTAACTTTTTGAGAACATTTTTGTTTTAGTTTTGTTTTTTCCTCATAAATGAACAAAGTCCTAGTATTCCAAGACCAAAAAGAATTAATGTTGAAGGTTCAGGAACAGGATCAAGAGTGTTTGAAAAAGAGCCTGCTTGAATGAATACGCCTGAGTCATAAGCGTAGTCTCCGGCATCTGCAATTGCAAGCTTTAGATTATAGGTTTCACCTGGAGTAAGGTCATTTATGTTAACTGTAAACATGGACGTAAACCCATCGTATTCAAACATGTAGTCTCCGTTTTCATTGTCAAAATAAAATGAAGAATTTCTGTTGTTATTGACGTTATTGATTGAAACAGGAGTTTGTGTTCCAGGTATAAGAGCATAGTTGATATCGTTCATAAAAAAGCCGAATACATCGTTAAAGCTACTGTCTACATATTCGTTGTATTCATCTGATGCAAATATATAGTTGAAATATGCATTTTCCCCTGAACTTTGAAAATCTATTGACAGTATTGTTGCATCAAAGGTTTCATAGCCAGGAATAAGATCGTCAAGTATAGATGAGCCGGGCAAATTGTTATTTCCGGTTATTGAGTCACTTGTATTTACTGTTCCGTTAGCATTTAAAGCAAAACCAGATGTTAAAAGAATTCCTTTGTCAATTTCAAGTCCTGATAAAAGGCCATCTGAAAAATATCCCGAGGCTTCATTTGCTCCGGTATAAGATGTCCCAACGATTGTAATTCCTGTGCCTAAAAGTGTTTGTGCCATATTATCCGAATTGTCAAAAGGAGTGATTGTTACAGCACCTGCATTTACTGAAGACATTAAAAATAAAAAAAATATTAAAAATAATGCTTTTGCTTGTTTCATAATTACCTCAATTCGTTAGTTGTTGATATGTGATGAAAAATTGTCTTGTTTTTAAAGTTTCACCTCCCACTGTAATTATATAGTTTGAGAAAAAATCCGTAATTCAAACACTTTGTTTTAAAATATTAAAACTAAAAATAAATTGGGAATTTGTTTTAGAAATATAATATGAATTTATTTCTAAAGTAAATATTTTTTTAAACAAAATAATTCCGGGCTTTGTATTTCAAACAACACTGTATTAATTAATTATTGTTACAGAGTTGCCAAGCCCTGAATTTAAAATACTATTAATCCATCCTCAGGTTTTTTTGGAATATAAAATGTTTAAACAATTAATTTAGCGGGTCAGAGCAAACAAGAGAACTTTATCTTTTTAACTAGCTAAGGTGCTAGGTTAATGGGAAGTTTTTTGTGTTCCCAGATACTTTTAGTTATTTTCTTTCTTTTTGTCTTGTCCAAGCATTCATGGGGCTGCGTAGGGGCTTTAGTGCATGGCCCATGGCCCGGGCAGGCTCTATTATGTAAAAAACCTTGGGGTCTATTTTTTTAACTTCTAGCAGAATCCACCTTAAATCTCTTCGATTGCATACAAGGTAGAGCTCATTGATAATTCCTTCAATTCCCTCGCCTACATATGTAGTGACAGGCAGTCCTTTTGATCTTAAGAAGTTTACCATTTCATTGCTGGAGCTCCTTGTCAGTAATTTTAAAGCAACAATTCCAAAGGCCAGCCTACGTTCGACAAGAATGCCAACTGCGTTACCAGTTGCATATCCAAAGGAATAAAAGATAATTAGAATAGGTTGTTCATTAATCTGGCTGAGGACTGTGCTCACAGCAAAAAGCCAGATGGTAATTTCAAACAATGCTAAAACAAATGCGATGAGAGGTTTTCCCTGAACAGTCATCATTATTCGCATGGTTCCTATGGTAAAATCACACATTCTTGCAAAAAAAATAAACACTCCGGTTAAGATTATACCAAACTCCATCTTGCTCTCCTATGAGGCTAAGTTAAATCATTAGAAAAAAAACAAACCAACTCTGGTTGAAAGAACAGGATCAGCTGAAGGTTTGTAAGTTAATTTGTTAAGTTCTGTTTTTTTATAAAAAGAAATTACTTATTTGTCCAAGTTTATCAGCAATAAGTACAATTCCTAAAAGAATTAAAAATACTCCTGCAAAAACATTTAAAAATCTTATAAACTTTCTTGTTTTCTGCATAAAACTTAAAAGAAAATGAATGAAAAAAGAAAGAATAAAAAAAGGAACTGCAAGGCCAAGAGAGTAAATCAAAAGAAGAAATCCTCCTTGAGTCATTGTTTCCTGGGAACTTGCAATAACAAGAATACTTCCAAGAATTGGCCCTATACAAGGAGTCCAGCCTGCTGCAAAGGCATTGCCGGCAAAAAAAGATCCAATCAGATGGACAGGTTTTTGTTTTAATTCTATTCTTTTTTCCATCTGAAGAAATCTAAGCTGGATAATTCCTGTTAAATGAAGCCCTAAAATTATCACAACGGTTCCGCCGATAATTCTTAGATAATTCCCAAATTTTGAAAAAAGTCCACCTGCAGCTGTTGCAGAAAATCCCATGAGAACAAAAACAAGGGTAAAACCTGAAATAAACATTAAAGTGGATAAAATTATCTGTTTTTTAAGGGCACTGTCCTTTTCACGTTCAAGTAGCTCTTCAATGGAAACCCCTGTGATAAAAGAAAAATATGCAGGCAGAAGCGGAATTATACAAGGAGAGAAAAAAGATAAAAGTCCTGCTCCAAATGCTGCCGGGATAGTTATTGTCTGTTCAAACATATTCCTCCGGAATCAAGTTTTAAAGTTTAATTTTATCCTTGTGAGACTGGAATTAAATTAGGGTTACAATTTAGTTTCCGCTTAATTCAATACTTTTGTCATGGGCGGCCTTAACTGCTTTTTCAACAATTTTTTCCATATTTTCAGAAACAAACTTATTAAGGGCAGCTTCTGTTGTTCCTCCCTTTGAAGTTACTTTTTGTCTTAAAACTTCAGGATCTTCACCTGTTTGTTCCATAAGTGAAATAGAACCTTTGGCTGTTTGAAATACAAGTTCAAAAGCCTGGTCTTTGGTAAGTCCAAGTTTTTTTCCGGCATTAACAAGGGTTTCAATAAAATAGAAAAAATAGGCAGGCCCTGATCCTGAAACAGCTGTTACAGAATCCATAAGGTTTTCTTCAACAACAATTGATTTTCCCATGGAATCCATTATTTTTTTTGCTGTTTTAAGGTCTTTTTCATCTGGGTTTTTTCCTTTGCAGATTCCGCTCATTCCCATTCCTGAAAGACAAGGTGTATTTGGCATTACTCTAATTACAGGGAAATTTTTTTCGTTTTTTTCATTTGTAAAAGAATAGATAATGCTTTCAATGGTTTTAGTTTTTATTCCAGCTGCAATGGAAATTATAAGTTTTTTTTGGGTAAAATTAGTTTTTTTAAAAGACTCTTTTAAAACTTCATCAAGAACCTGGGGTTTTACAGCAAGAATTATTATATCTGATTTTTCAATTACTTCATGATTAGATGAGCAAAGACTTAATCCGTATTTGTTTTTCATGTATTCTTTACGCTTGGAACTTAAATCATTTGCAAACAAAAAGTCTTTTGCTGCTATTTGTTTTTCAATCATGGATGAAATTATGGCTTCCGCCATATTCCCAGTTCCTATAAAACCTGTTTTGAAAAGCATTTTTTTCCTTTCCCAGACGGTGAAGTTTTTATTTACTAAAGTTTTTAAATTTTTTTAACAAACTCTGATTTGAGTTTCATTGGGCCAATTCCCTCTATTTTGCAGTCAATATTATGGTCGCCATCAACCAGCCTGATGTTTTTTACCTTGGTTCCCACTTTTACAACCGAAGAAGAGCCTTTGATTTTTAAATCTTTTAAAACACTTATGGTGTCACCGTCATTAAGGGTGTTTCCGTTTGCATCAACAATTCTTTTTTCCTTGGTTTCTTTTTCTTCAGCAGGGGCTTCTTTTGACCATTCATTCCCGCATTCAGGGCAGACAAACATTATTCCGTCATCATAGGTATATTTTGAACCGCATTTTTTACAATCTGGAAGGTTGTTCATTTATAAATCCTTATTTTTATCGGGTTATTTGTTTATTTATATCTTAATAGGCGAGGGTGGTTAGGGTTTTTGCAAAAAATTATAATAAATCTCTATATCAGATGAACTGGATTTGTCACACTTGAATCTTTGATTTTATACTTAACAGCAAAAAAAGAATATTGAAAAATATGAAAATTAATTAGAAGATGGTTTTATTCATAAATAAAGGCATTAGATTTTTTTTGAAAAATTTTTATAATCAAAGCTTATGGTGAGTTTGACAATCTAAAAGGAGATAAATAATGGAAAGTTTGATTTTTAAAAAAGAAGGCAAGATAGGACGGGTTACTCTTAACAGGCCTGATAAATATAATTCTTTTAACCTTGAAATGGTAAATGAGTTTGATTCTCTTCTAGATAAGCTCAGATATGACGAAGAAACCACAGTTATTGTTCTTGACGGAGGTGATGCCAAAGGTTTTTGTGCAGGACTTGATACTGAAAAATATGTAAATGATATTTTTGCAATGAATCCTGTAAAAGCTTATGATGCCCAGGCAAGAATGAGCAGACTTTTTCTTAAAATGCGTCAGATTCCCCAGCCGATTATTTGCTGTGTTCACGGTGCTGCTGCAGGAATCGGCTTTTCCCTTGCAATGGCATCTGATTTAAGAATTATTTCAGATAATTCAAAATTTTCAGCAGCTTATATAAATATTGGTCTTGGCGGAGCTGATATGTCTTCAAGCTATTTTCTTCCAAGGCTGATAGGAGCAGGACGGGCCTATGAATATCTTTTGACAGGCAATTGGATGAGTGCTGAAGAATCAATGAGCCTTGGTTTTGCCTCACGCCTTGTTTCAAAGGAAGAGCTTGTTCCAACAGCAATGGAGATTGCCAAAACAATGACTACAAAAAACCCCATGGGAATAAGGATGACCAAAGAGGCAATTAACGTAAACCTTGATTGTGCTGGACTTGAAGCTGCTCTTCTCATGGAAGACAGGAATCAGATGATGATTACCTACACATATAAAATGAAATAAGGGCTGAATAAAAGTTTGAGATTTTTAAGCTCTTAAGTGGATTGAGAGATTAAATTCTGAATTGTTGCCAAGAAATTGTCACCAAGAAAAAAGGAGATTAAAATGAAAATAAATATCACTTTGGATATCACCCCTGAAGAGTTGAGAAAAGCTTTTGGACTTCCGGATCTTAATTCTTTTAATGAAAATATTATGAAAAAAATGATTGAGGGAATTCAGTCGGGAAAATTTGCTCCAGAAGAGCTTTTTAAAACCATGAATCCGGCATCAAACCCAATAGGCAGGATGTTCATGGACTTTGCCATGAAAAATATGGATATCATGGGTAAAAAATCAACAGATAGAAAAGAAGAAAGCAATTAGTTTGTTTAGAGATTTAGAATAATTTATGTTTGATTTTCAGATTTGGGAGAGGTTTTGGGAAATAAATTTTCAGCTGGGCAGAGCTTCAAATCTCTTTTTAAAAAATCAGGAAAATAAAAGTTTTAATTTTGGAAATTATCTGAAATACAAACCGCCTGAAAATGGCGGTTTTTTTTGTCTAATTTTTAAAATTTACACTTGCCTTTAATAAATAATCCCCTATCATAAAGCTTTCATAATCAGATTATAAGTACTAATATAAGTACTAAAATGATAAAGTTAATCAAGATGGTTCAATTAGGTGTTTAGTTTTTGAATAAATCAAAGACTAGGGTAGGTTTTGCAAACTGACTTGAAAGCAGGATAAATATTCCAATGGATAAAAACATAAAAATAATCATAATTTCAGCAGTAATTTTAGTTGTTGCAGGGGTAATAATTTTTATTTTCATGAACAGGCCTGAGTTAACACTTCCTGAAAAGGCAAACTCTGACGCTCAGCTTGGAATAACCTTTGAAAATATGGGTGAAGATTTTGTTTTTTCTTCTTACAAAAAAAATGAGCTGGAAAAAAAATATGGAAATGGGGTTCTTGAAGCTTGGACTCCTATAAATTTTGACGATTTTTCCAAAGAATTTTTAAACAAATTTCTTCCAGATATCTATTTTGTCTCACAAAAATTGGAAGACCCAAAATTAAGGGAAAAAGTTGGTAAAAACTCAATTAAAATAAAATATCCATATTCCCAGAGAAATACAAAAATTATTAAAGATATCCATTTTACTTTTTCTGGATTTACCAAAACTCCGCTTCTTTTCAGAGTGAGTGGCTATGACCATAAAAACTTCTTAAAATCCCTTAATAAAAATTTTTCTGAACCCAAATCAATAGTTTTTAAAGATAACAATTATTATTTTTGGGAAAAAGACAATTCTATAATGATAGGCGAAATAAAACAGGACAGGCTTACCAATCCTTACCTTTCATTAGTTATTTATTATACTGAAAACATTAAAGATTTTTTTAATTCCGTTGAAGTTTCCAGCTCAAAAGGCATTGAGGATTTTTTTTAGATCTAATTTTTTCTTCCATTAATATCTTCTTGGAGTTTCGTGGCTGAAGCTTAGATTAGTCTAAGTTAGCTCTTGCGAAAGTTTTTTTGATTTCCTAAAATTTAAAATAGTTAAATAACTCTCAAATTTATAACGGAGGAATAAATGTCTGATCATAAAGTTGTTGTCATAGGCGGAGTTGCCTGCGGACCAAAAGCCGCTGCCAGGGTTAAAAGACTCAATCCTGAAGCTGATGTAACCCTTATTGAAAAAGGAGAGCTTTTGTCCTATTCAGGATGCGGAATGCCTTTTTATATTTCAGGCGAAGTTCATGATCATAATGAACTTATGGAAACCCCCGCTGGAGTTGTAAGAGATACCCATTATTTTAAAGCTGTAAAAGATATAAGTATTTTTAATAGAACTCTTGCTCAAAAAATTGACAGAGAAAATAAAGTTGTCCATGCACTTAGAATTGACTCAGGAGAAAAGTTTGAATTTCCATACGATGATCTTGTTATTGCAACAGGGAGTGAAACTGTAAAGCCACCCATCCCAGGAATTGATCTTAAGGGGGTGAATATCTTAAGCACAGTGGAAGATGCAAGGGAAATAAGAGACAGGGTTTCAAGGCTTAAAGGTAAAAATGCAGTTATAATCGGCGGAGGACTAATTGGGATTGAGGTTACAGAAGCATTTGTTATTCAGGGAATGAATGTAACTGTAATAGAAAAAGAGGATC
This genomic window from Desulforegulaceae bacterium contains:
- a CDS encoding Na+/H+ antiporter NhaC family protein, giving the protein MTAKTQNHPIQSGIALLPLGLFILIFLGSGIFFHLRETPYAFYQLSAPVAILPAIILAVILSSQRLGKTINSFLTGMGDTNIMAMCMIYLLAGGFSYVAKETGGVDATVNFALDIIPSGFILPGIFIVGAFISTAMGTSMGTIAAVAPIALGIAQKTGIPLPLMAGTVLGGAMFGDNLSIISDTTIAATRTQGCNMRDKFKMNIFIALPAAIITILYLFFAKSGTSSVVPIGDYNFFQVIPYIVILVMAVSGINVFVTLFTGIILAGILGFFTVDTYNLLIFSKDIYGGFTSMQEIFLLSMLIGGLSALMKKDGGLNFVSSKIEKMIKFFSKGGKSNKAAELGIGLMAFFTNLCTANNTVSIIVTGSVAREIAENNNIEPKRSAGILDIFSCICQGLIPYGAQVLLAASIFKISPVFVTGNVFYCMILAVCVVIAIMFRKNADN
- a CDS encoding enoyl-CoA hydratase/isomerase family protein, giving the protein MESLIFKKEGKIGRVTLNRPDKYNSFNLEMVNEFDSLLDKLRYDEETTVIVLDGGDAKGFCAGLDTEKYVNDIFAMNPVKAYDAQARMSRLFLKMRQIPQPIICCVHGAAAGIGFSLAMASDLRIISDNSKFSAAYINIGLGGADMSSSYFLPRLIGAGRAYEYLLTGNWMSAEESMSLGFASRLVSKEELVPTAMEIAKTMTTKNPMGIRMTKEAINVNLDCAGLEAALLMEDRNQMMITYTYKMK
- a CDS encoding zinc ribbon domain-containing protein YjdM produces the protein MNNLPDCKKCGSKYTYDDGIMFVCPECGNEWSKEAPAEEKETKEKRIVDANGNTLNDGDTISVLKDLKIKGSSSVVKVGTKVKNIRLVDGDHNIDCKIEGIGPMKLKSEFVKKI
- a CDS encoding cytochrome c biogenesis protein CcdA, giving the protein MFEQTITIPAAFGAGLLSFFSPCIIPLLPAYFSFITGVSIEELLEREKDSALKKQIILSTLMFISGFTLVFVLMGFSATAAGGLFSKFGNYLRIIGGTVVIILGLHLTGIIQLRFLQMEKRIELKQKPVHLIGSFFAGNAFAAGWTPCIGPILGSILVIASSQETMTQGGFLLLIYSLGLAVPFFILSFFIHFLLSFMQKTRKFIRFLNVFAGVFLILLGIVLIADKLGQISNFFL
- a CDS encoding PLP-dependent aspartate aminotransferase family protein, which produces MDDFTKIINLDFDHNIIGGKRVSTINSPEYKASTILYNSHEEMILAEEGKYTGIYYGTNRMPNQRELEESLNILENASITRIFPSGISAIRHVLLAFLKSGDHILVCDNVYGPTKLLCKFFLPKFNIETDYLPSDSENIEDFIKENTKAVFIESPGSITFEIQDIEKTVQTAKKHNLITIMDNTWATPLYFKPLENGIDISIQSITKYISGNSDVLMGSASINKKHSDYFDKYYSLMGVCNSAKDCILALKGLKTLKLRLKEHEKTALYLASWLEKEKIIEKVLHPALKSHSQHGLYKKFFKGSSGLFGFIFKEEICFDKISKFLNSLKLFGLGFSWGGYKSLASAGKVRRDLSSEYKDKIIIRISTGLEDRKDLKNDLKNSIKKIT
- a CDS encoding DUF5698 domain-containing protein, producing the protein MEFGIILTGVFIFFARMCDFTIGTMRIMMTVQGKPLIAFVLALFEITIWLFAVSTVLSQINEQPILIIFYSFGYATGNAVGILVERRLAFGIVALKLLTRSSSNEMVNFLRSKGLPVTTYVGEGIEGIINELYLVCNRRDLRWILLEVKKIDPKVFYIIEPARAMGHALKPLRSPMNAWTRQKERK
- the proC gene encoding pyrroline-5-carboxylate reductase, whose translation is MLFKTGFIGTGNMAEAIISSMIEKQIAAKDFLFANDLSSKRKEYMKNKYGLSLCSSNHEVIEKSDIIILAVKPQVLDEVLKESFKKTNFTQKKLIISIAAGIKTKTIESIIYSFTNEKNEKNFPVIRVMPNTPCLSGMGMSGICKGKNPDEKDLKTAKKIMDSMGKSIVVEENLMDSVTAVSGSGPAYFFYFIETLVNAGKKLGLTKDQAFELVFQTAKGSISLMEQTGEDPEVLRQKVTSKGGTTEAALNKFVSENMEKIVEKAVKAAHDKSIELSGN
- a CDS encoding choice-of-anchor L domain-containing protein, translating into MKQAKALFLIFFLFLMSSVNAGAVTITPFDNSDNMAQTLLGTGITIVGTSYTGANEASGYFSDGLLSGLEIDKGILLTSGFALNANGTVNTSDSITGNNNLPGSSILDDLIPGYETFDATILSIDFQSSGENAYFNYIFASDEYNEYVDSSFNDVFGFFMNDINYALIPGTQTPVSINNVNNNRNSSFYFDNENGDYMFEYDGFTSMFTVNINDLTPGETYNLKLAIADAGDYAYDSGVFIQAGSFSNTLDPVPEPSTLILFGLGILGLCSFMRKKQN